The genomic window TAGCAACTTTTTGGGCTACTGGATTAGCGGTAATTTTAACGATCTTAAACCTATGGATTCCGGGTAATACGGCAATTGAAAGCTCAACGGTAGTAAGTAGGATAATTGCTGCTGTCGCTCTAATTGTTACCGGAATTTTAGGCGATCGCAATCGAACTTACGAGCAAGAAATCGCCCAACAACAAGCCGTCTTACAATCTCAAGAGCAATTAGTCAGCGTTAGAGAAGATTTCGCTTCAACCTTGACTCATGACTTGAAAACACCGCTACTTGGAGCGATAGAAACTCTCAAAGCCTTTCAGCAAGGCGTATTTGGGGCAGCAACACCCGTACAGCAAAAAGTCTTAGCAACCATCGTCCGCAGCCATCAAACTACTCTACAACTGGTAGAAACACTGCTAAACGTATATCGCAATGACTTAGACGGATTAACATTGCAGTTAGCCCCCGTTGATTTAGTTATAGTAGCTTCTGATGCGATCGCTACATTGACCAATTTAGCCTCATCTCGGCAAATTTCCCTGAATTTAAACTACGGCGAGTCAGATTTTCGCCGCGCTTTTTGGGTAGAAGGCGACGCATTACAACTCCAGCGCGTATTTATTAATTTACTAACTAATGGCATCAATCATTCGCCGCGTGGGGGAATGGTGGAAGTAGTGTTAACAAATCAATCAGACTACCAAATTGTCAAAGTGCTAGATAATGGATTGGGAATTACCGCCGCCGAACATCCGTATATATTTGAGCGATTTTATCAAGGATATAGCGATCGCCAAGCCAAAGGATCGGGGCTAGGATTGTACTTAACTCGGCAAATTATCACTGCTCACGGCGGTACAATTTGGGTAGAGAATCGTTTACCACGCGGCGCAATATTTGGATTTCAATTACCTGCCTATCCCTTTCAGCCGTTTTTATCGACATAAAATGCCCTCTAATGTGCTGCGACTGTTGCTAGTTGAAGATGATGAGTTGTTTCGCCTCGGTTTGCGGGTAAAACTGCAACAAGAGACAGGTTTAGAAATTGTTGCCGAAGCAGAAGACGGCGAGAGTGCTGTAGAAATGGTTAAGCGCTATCCCCTTGATGTGGTGTTATTAGATATAGGATTGCCGGGAATTGGCGGTATTGAAGCTTGTCGTCAAATTAAGCAACAAAACCCACAACTACCAGTATTAGTATTAACATCGCACTCGCAACAGCCTTTAATTACGCGGTTACTAGAAGCTGGGGCGCAAGGCTACTGTTTAAAAGGAATTTCGGCAGAAGTTTTAGTTTTAGCAATTCGTTCCGTTGCGGCGGGTGCTTCGTGGTGGGATCGAACCGCAACTACAGAAATTAGAGCTAAATTTGAACCTAATGATGAGGATAAAGAAGTAAAAGGATCGTCAACTTTACCTTTAACGCCGCGCGAACAAGAAATTTTGGCACTAATTGCTACAGGCAAATCAAATCAAGAGATTGCTGAAACCCTATATATTACGCCAGGTACAGTTAGAGTACACGTCCATACAATTTTGCATAAATTGGGAGTACGCGATCGCACTCAAGCGGCGGTATTAGTTACCCAAAAACAATGGATGGCTACAGAATTAGCTAAACAAAATGATTGATTTGTCAGTAATTAGGAAATAATAAGTCCTATTTTAAACATCCACTTAACTCAAGATGCTTTAAATAGTGGCTTGTCCACCTCCGCCAAATACCTAACTTGACAATCCTCAGAAATGTTACTACAGTAATACAAATGTAATAACATTACATTTGTATTACTGAGAGCTTGGTGAAAATATCATGTTTACCCTATTAAAGGTTCGGAAAGTTGGTAATTCGCTAGGAACGACACTCCCTAAAGAAATTTTGCAAAAACTCAATGTAGGCGAGGGCGATTGCGTCTTTGTTAAAGAAACAGCGTATGGTGTTGAGCTTACGGCTTACGATCCTGAGTTCGAGAAAGCAATGGAAGCCTATAAAGAAGTAAGCGGCTTATACAAAAATGCTCTACGCGAACTTGCTAAGTGAATGAACCGTCTTGGCTTAACGAGCGGATGGTAGCAGCCTTTCATGAAAATCAAATCTGTTTGC from Synechocystis sp. PCC 7509 includes these protein-coding regions:
- a CDS encoding response regulator transcription factor is translated as MPSNVLRLLLVEDDELFRLGLRVKLQQETGLEIVAEAEDGESAVEMVKRYPLDVVLLDIGLPGIGGIEACRQIKQQNPQLPVLVLTSHSQQPLITRLLEAGAQGYCLKGISAEVLVLAIRSVAAGASWWDRTATTEIRAKFEPNDEDKEVKGSSTLPLTPREQEILALIATGKSNQEIAETLYITPGTVRVHVHTILHKLGVRDRTQAAVLVTQKQWMATELAKQND
- a CDS encoding sensor histidine kinase codes for the protein MLPWFLKYQSISPPKKLQIKAFWSIISLFALIVGLEFTTPVNYVFGYLYTGPILLATSRLGRVATFWATGLAVILTILNLWIPGNTAIESSTVVSRIIAAVALIVTGILGDRNRTYEQEIAQQQAVLQSQEQLVSVREDFASTLTHDLKTPLLGAIETLKAFQQGVFGAATPVQQKVLATIVRSHQTTLQLVETLLNVYRNDLDGLTLQLAPVDLVIVASDAIATLTNLASSRQISLNLNYGESDFRRAFWVEGDALQLQRVFINLLTNGINHSPRGGMVEVVLTNQSDYQIVKVLDNGLGITAAEHPYIFERFYQGYSDRQAKGSGLGLYLTRQIITAHGGTIWVENRLPRGAIFGFQLPAYPFQPFLST
- a CDS encoding AbrB/MazE/SpoVT family DNA-binding domain-containing protein, giving the protein MFTLLKVRKVGNSLGTTLPKEILQKLNVGEGDCVFVKETAYGVELTAYDPEFEKAMEAYKEVSGLYKNALRELAK